The DNA segment GAATACCACAACTACCATCACGAGCATTTTGGTTGTCTTCCTCCTCCGGCACTGGTTTTCATTCCTAGAAGTGGGACTGACATGGTTTTTCAGCTTGAACCAGATCCTGGTGTAGGCATAACAAATAATTGCAAGAGGAAGAACATACTGCAGGAGGAGCATGGACAGACTGTAGATGGTGGCATCTCTGTTGTTAGCAGAGGGCCATTTTTCTGAGCAAACTGCCATTTTGAGGTTAATGGATGGGATTTCCTCGTATCGGTACTCCCTGAAGATGGCCAgaggtcctgccaggacagctgctgccagccacaTGACAGCTATGATGGTGAAACTGAGCCTCTTGGAAATCCTGCTGTCCAGGTGGAAAACAATACAGCGGTACCGATCCAGGGCAATCACAGTCAGAGTGAGAGTGGACACATGGACACTCAGAGCTTGAGCATAAGGAACCAGGTGACAAAGGACAGCTCCAAACTTCCACTCGTCCAGCAGGGTATACACTAGGGTGAAAGGCAGACAGAGTGTGTCCACCATCAGGTCTGCCAGGGCCAGGTTAGCTATGAAGAAGTTGGTGACAGTCCTCATGGTCTTGTACTTCACTATGATGTAGATGACCAGGGAGTTTCCGATGAACCCCAGCAGAATGATGAGGGAGTAGGCAGCAATCAGGATGACCTGGACCCCCAGGATCTTGGTGCTGTCCATCATGACACTGCGGGACCCAGAGAGATCCTGCGTAGGAGTGACAAAGTCCTTGGCATGCCAGCCGTGTGGCAGCTTCTCATCTAATGCTATCTTCTCCACGGTGAATGTGCTGTTGGCTCCCTCCAATGGTCCCATGCCTGGCCtgacactttccataaggaggAGAAGGGGGTCTGGAACACAGACATAACAGAAGTGAGAGCATGGGTTGCACTCATCTTTGATGAGATTTACTTGCCTACAAAAATTCCCCAACGCCTTAAGAACTAGGAAAGGAGAGAAACAAGGCACTCACAAAGTCAAGGTGTCCTCCACCTCCCTATAAcagtttatttatttccagATTGTGCAccagtttttttctatttcttatttcttaccTTTCCAGGTGAAAATATGTGTCCCTCTGCCTCTGTATAAGTCTCTGCCACTGTTCCTGCTAGTGATGCTACCACCCAATCCACCCAGTACTGTCTGCTCTCCTCCCGGTAATGTGGGTAGCACAACTAATGCCATTTCATGAGCCATTGTCTGTGATCAAATGTGTGGCATAGTCATTCCCTGGCCCTCACTACCAGGCCCTCAAGGTCCTGTGAAGCAGCTAGACAAACcagttttcttcttccttcccctgccaGTCTCAGGGTTCCCAGGCATCTGGCAATTGTTGCCTGCCTTGGTGGCTTTGAAGGTCACAGGCACCCAGCCAGGCAGGTGTTGTGTCCCCATCACAGAAGAGGGAGGTTTGACAGCACAGAGAGCACAGTTACAAGTCCAAAGTAAGGAGCTACTGGACAGTGAGACCCATGAACCCTATGGCCAGGAGACACTCCACATCCTCTGCTTTCTCCAAGGATTCAATGAGTGGCTCATATAGCTTTATAGGATTTTTGTGTCTAGATTATGATTGTTACAATGATACAAGAAACCATGTTTTAGGATTTGGCCCAATCTGAAGACAGTCCAGGTGATTATAAATTAGAAGTTGTATTATAAATTCTGTATTACTTAGGTGATTAGAAATCATAAATTACTaataaattctgattttttatatttgtagATTGCACTATGTTGATTCTTCTTGTAGAAATCCTGTGCTGTTTCAATCATAAATTCAGTTCTACATTAATCATAATACCCTGATGAAGAAACAAAGCTTTAACTGCCACCATGATTTAGTGCCATCTTCATTCTGCCCAGGATCCCTAAAAGAACCTCTCTGTCCTCTCAGTGTTGGTGACACCCAAGCATCCGCTGGCTTAGCAGAGGAGGGATCTCCTACAGGGACATGCATGTGCAGGGTATAAACCACTGAAGCTGTGAACAAGcctcccacagagctgctgctgagcatccAGGCACAGACAGGCCGAGAGACAGAGCCCCAGCATCCATCAGCCTCCTGGGGCTCGAGGGCCTGAGTGGGAtggctgtgggagcaggagcCCAAGGggccagagctgatgcagcctgGGAGCCCTGGCTGGCATTAGGTGCCACTGGAACAGCAGCGTTGTCACAGCAAGGTGTTTATTGAATCCAAACACAGCAGGAGAAAAGCCAGCTCTGTTAGTGGCCCCTGCCCAACCTCCATGGCTCAGAATTGCTGTGGGCTATGTGGAGAGGGGTGGACATGGCCCCTTATATCCCCTCTTCCCAGCACTGTGAGTGGGGCCCCACTCCCACTGCAGACTTAAACAAAAGTGAGTGAAAGTCATCACTCTGCCCAAGCAGAGAGGTCAGCAAAACATTGTGTTTTCTCTAACCTGCAGAGAGGGTGACAGTCCTCGTGGCCTGTGAGGGTAAAATGCCCTTTCACTAAGGGAGGGAGGCAAAGAGCTTAAATGAAGTGTGTATTAGAGGCAGGCTGCTGGGTATCTTCTCAGGATCCTTGAGGAAGGAACTGGGTTTGTCCCAGAAAATATGTGAGCAGTGCTGACTGGGTGCTGGTGGGCTTCCTGCAAGTCCCATGCAAGCCAAAGCTTTAAGAACAGCCTGACCTTGGGAAGGGAGAATGCTTTGCAATTGCATTTCAACCTAAACTAAAACGTCTGCTTGTTCTGTCATCCCTCCTCAGGGCAAGGGTTGTGATtccccccaggagctgctcccaggagtCTGCCTGGCTGGCTGCAAAGCCAGGACCCTGCTGAGGCCCAGCAGAAGAGCTGCCTGCAGTAAAaccatccctgctgccaccctttctctttccctctccctgtccagTTGCCTGCCTAATACCTCACTCTGCAGACTGATTTATGCCACTGGTTCCTGTAAATGAAGTTGTTGGGCTCAGACACTGTGAGATAGTGGACGCCATATAGCTACTGCGAGGAGGGtaggaagcaaaggaaaaaatgggTGGATCTGCTAGGGCCAGGGTTTGTTTAAGGGTGATCTCAGACCTCCTCAAcacccctgccccagccttGGAAAGACCAAGAGGAAGCTCCAGCTTCTAAgacagcagagagcagctcagAGCCATGTCATACAGTGGGTGcaggggaaagcagagcaggggaacaggcagggccctgggaaggtggcacagccacagccccttTGGCAGAcacctgtgctgcagctggccCTGAGCAAACCCCACTGCCAGGAGAGCAAGGTCAGCCAAGGAAACACAGCAAGTGATAGGGACACTTTCAGTGACTGTACTTTCCCTGCTTGCCACTCATCTGGGATTTAAACCTTCTGGATTGTCCAGCATTACTTTATCACTTGTTATCTCCTTTTCTGTGGCTTGCCTGTTCCACTTATCTTCAGTACCAACTCCTGGCACCAGGCCAGTGGACattcccttctctttttctccatctCATCCACCAACCGGCTGCCAGTTCCTGCACTCACATCTCAGGCTGTTTCCTTTTGCTGGAGACTGGCAGCTATCCACCATCTGAGAGGAGCCAGGAACATCatggctgctggagctgctttgCTTCCTAACAAAATGGCCTTAATGGAGTCactatttgattttgtttgttttgttttttctccaaaGGGTAACTATTACAAATAAATTAAGACATTTTAATTAAGagacaaaaattattataataaatgCTCCCACTCCAGGGAATGCCTGGAGGTCACTGGGATGATGCTAGGAGTGGACTGAGGTCTGTTCCAGCAAGTAATGGAAGTACTGACATATGTGTAGGCTGCTGTCAGGCCCCATGCCTAACAGGCCTGCCAGACTAGATGAAAAAATCCTTGGAGCTAAGACTCAACTGTTTTTGGGACAagaaagcagcaggagaggccAGGAGGAGGCAGAATTACTATCCAGGtcctttcctctgtgctgaGTTGTCATGAAGGGATGCAGAAACAGAGTGCTGCCTGTATCAAGATAACCTTAACCCTcaccctctgctccagctgaggCTCAGcctgaggcagggctgggacccaGGGATGGCTCCCAGGGAGACAGAGCtgttccctgtgccagcagggatCAGCCTTTGGGAAGTGGGGAAGCACAGAGGAGCCCTTCACTCAGCACACTGCTGTCAGTGACTGGGACAGTGGCCAAAGTGACAGCTCCATTCCTGCAGAGGGCCCAGACCAGGTGCCCTGGGACTCATCCACCTCTGCTTCCTGAggcaccccagctccctccatgtccctgctgcagccccaggcatTCAGCCAGGCTGGAAGAGGCACAGCCAGACCTGGAAGAGCCATATCCAGAGCTGGAAGAGTCATCTGTAAAGCCTGGCAGGGTTCAGAAAGCAAGGCTGGATGGGTGGTCAACGGGCTGGAGAAAACAGAGCTTGTTAATTAGAATTCCTCTTTTTGTCCAAGCATTGAGACTGGAGTCCATGGCATCAAAAGGAGGGAGTGAAAGGACTTAGGCCAGTCTCTGCTCTTCGGTTTATGACAAACTCTTTCTACAGCAGTGTGAGGGTGAGGGTTGAGGCTGATGGATACTGCCATGGCTTGGCTCACTGATTTATTCCATGCTCGTCCTTCCTCCAAAGCAGCTCAACTACACCAAATCCCTtaagc comes from the Lonchura striata isolate bLonStr1 chromosome 15, bLonStr1.mat, whole genome shotgun sequence genome and includes:
- the LOC110482733 gene encoding neuropeptide Y receptor type 2 gives rise to the protein MESVRPGMGPLEGANSTFTVEKIALDEKLPHGWHAKDFVTPTQDLSGSRSVMMDSTKILGVQVILIAAYSLIILLGFIGNSLVIYIIVKYKTMRTVTNFFIANLALADLMVDTLCLPFTLVYTLLDEWKFGAVLCHLVPYAQALSVHVSTLTLTVIALDRYRCIVFHLDSRISKRLSFTIIAVMWLAAAVLAGPLAIFREYRYEEIPSINLKMAVCSEKWPSANNRDATIYSLSMLLLQYVLPLAIICYAYTRIWFKLKNHVSPTSRNENQCRRRKTTKMLVMVVVVFAVCWLPFHIFQLAIDLDLVLIFHEYKLLYTVFHVGAMCSTFVNPLLYGWMNKNYRNGFLMFFRCQNKPESIHTEGSVRGRSYIFRANTLNGSFKQTPGDGALPTEV